In the Blautia coccoides genome, AAGAGGGAAACTGGGTTTCAAAGCATTCGGAGGTGAGGGATTATCTGTTTATGTACGAGAGGGTGATTCCGGAAGTGCTGAAGAAATACGACCCACAGACCTTTTACTGGCCGGCAAGTCCTTCCTCCGGCGGTTCCTTTGATGAACCCAATGACCCCAACAGGGGCGATGTGCATTATTGGGATGTATGGCATGGGAATAAGCCTTTCTCAGACTACAGAAATTATTTCTTCCGTTATGCTTCGGAATTCGGATTCCAGTCCTTCCCTTGCCTGAGCACGGTTAAGACATTTACGGATGACCAGGATGACTGGAATATTTTTTCCTATGTGATGGAAAAGCATCAGAGAAATGCAGGCGCAAACGGCAAGATCATGAATTACATGCAGCAGACGTTCCGCTATCCATCCTCCTTCGAGACTGTGCTATACGCGTCACAGCTTCTGCAGGCGGAGGCGATCCGCTATGGGGTGGAACATTTCAGAAGGAACAGGGGAAGATGTATGGGCGCTGTTTACTGGCAGCTAAATGACTGCTGGCCTGTGGCCTCCTGGTCTTCCATTGACTACACTGGCCGCTGGAAGGCACTGCACTATTTTGCAAAGCGCTTTTTCACTCCTGTCATGGTATCCTGCCAGGAGGAGGGGTGGCTGACTCAAAAGCCTGATATGAACAGGGAACATTTTGAATTTGAAAAATCCATCCGCCTAAATGTGACCAATGAGACCAGAAAAGAACAGCAGGTACTGGTGAGATGGGCGGTGAGGAACCAAAAGGCAGAGATGATCTCGTCCCGGGAGGAGATGGTCAGTGTTCCGCCTATGTCCAGTATCTGGCTTGACAAGACAGAGTTTCCGCATATTCAGATATTTGACAACTATGTAAGCTATGAGCTGGTGCAGAATGGAAGCATCATCTCAGAAGGTACGGTGATCTTCTCTCTGCCAAAATACTTTGCCTATGAAGATCCAAAACTTAGCTGCCGGGTAGAGGGGAATGAGATCCTTATCCGGGCACAGGCGTATGCCAAGAGTGTGGAGATCCAGAATGATAAGGAAGATCTGCTTTTGTCGGATAACTATTTTGATATGAATGCCGGGGAGAAGCGCGTCAGGGTACTGAGAGGCGAACCTAAGAACCTGCGGCTCAGAAGTGTGTATGACATTCGGTAGATGGGAGGATACATGATGGAACTCTGGGACATACGCGACAGCAGAGGGATCCCTACGGGGAGGACCATTGAAAAGGGCAGAACTTTTGAGGATGGGGAGTACCATATTGCAGTGGAAGCCTGGATCATCAACAGCAAAGGAGAATTTCTGATCCAGAAACGAAGCAGCAGATGTGTACACTATCCCAATGTCTGGTCTCTGACAGCAGGAAGGATACAGGCAGGCGAAGACGCTAAAGAGGGCTGCATCAGGGAGGTCAGAGAGGAAATCGGCCTTGAACTTAATAGGGAAGAACTGATACATCTGGCACATATTAACAGGGAAGACGGAAGCCATATGATCTGGGACGTGTTTCTCGCGCGGAGGGATATACCTGCCGGGGAACTGATTCTGGATCCGGATGAAGTGGCAGAGGTCAGATGGGTGTCTGCAGGGGAACTGGAGCACATGATACGGACAGAAGAAATTTTTACCTACCCGGAGATTCTGGATTTCCTTTGTCTGATCACGGAAAAGTACCTGTACAGCAATGCGGAAACGGACAGCAGAGCAGAAAGAGGACAGGAATAATGTTTAACAAGAGATTTTTGGATCAGATGACAGAGTTCATATTTGTGGAGCAGGAACCGAAAACGGCAGATATTATCTTTGTCCCTGGCAGTGGTTTTCCCCAGATCGCAGAAAAAGCGGCAGAACTGTATGGGGAAGGGTTTTCCTCCCTTGTTCTGCCGTCGGGGAAATACAGCATTCTGCAGGGAAAATTCGGAGGGGTCCGGGCAAAAGAAGAGGAGTACGATGGAGAGTACAGGACAGAGTGGGAATTTTTAAAGACAGTCCTTGTGAAAAATGGTGTGAGAGAATGTGATATATGGAGAGAGGAAAAAGCAACTTATACATATGAGAATGCCATCCGTTCCAGAGCTGTGACAGACGCAGCAGGTCTTGAGGTGAAACGTGGATTGATCTGCTGCAAACCGGCACATGCCAGGCGCGCGCTTCTGTATTACCAGCTTCTTTATCCGGAGACAGAGCTTCTTGTCTGTCCTGCAGATGACTGTGAGATCACCAGGGACAATTGGTTTTTAAGCGAAAAGGGATGTGAGACCGTTCTGGGAGAGATCGCCCGCTGTGGGGAGCAGTTCCATGAGATACTGAAAAATATGAGAAATGAATAAAAGAAGGGGCTGTGAAAAATGTTATTCCATTTTTCGCAGCCCCTTCTTTTGTCAGAGGATTTATTTCTTTTCCTGGATTTGTTCTATTGTCTCCTGATCAGAGGAAATCTCATCTTCAGGAACAGTATAATCGTCCGGATTGCCCTGCTCTTCCTCCTCCGCGGGTTCATATTTTGCAAAAACCTTGCGGAAGATATAGGAATTACAAAAAGCAATAAAGGAGAGTCCGATCAAAAACCAGAACAGGCTTCCGTAAACAAGTGTAGTGGAATTGAACATGGTGATGAACACGATTCCCACCGGAATACAGACAACCAAAATCGTATGGGGCAGATTCAGGATGCTGATAAGCAGCGCGTTTTTAATAGTGTTTTTCACATTGTTCTCAAACCTTGCCACATAGGGGAAGACATAGGTAAGCAGCAGGAGGTAAAAGGTTATCACAACGCCTACCAGAATGCGGAAGATGTTCTTCATATTGTCAGGCAAAAACTGGGTTGCTTTGTAATCGGCGAAGATCAGCAGACCCAGTACAGCCAGGATCAGCCAGATGATCGTGGAGATCTTGAAGTTCTCCTTGAATGCTTTTAAAAAGCCTTTGAAGATGTAAGATTCCTCACCCCTTACCATTTTCAGAGTAACAGAGTAAAGCGCAGTGACAGATGCTCCTATGGTCACAATAGGAATGCAGCATATCAGGCACATAAAATTTAAGATCATCAGGTCACAAACGCGGGACAGAAACCGCATAACGGGGCTGTCCATGTTAAAAAAACCGCTCATAATTCTTTGTTGTCCTTTCCATTTGGTGTTTTCGCGGCAGCTGTCGGGTATTCCTTCCAGTTACCTGTCATTCTTCTTCTTCGGGCTGTTCCTGTATCTCGGGCAGGTATATATGTACAGCCTCAATTCTGTTTTTCTCTATCTTGTCCACAACCAGGCGGACATGATCCGGGGTTGTGATGCTCTCCCCGGGTTCCGGGAAGCGGTCAAGCTGTTCGATGATGTAGCCGCCGATGGAATCGTAGTCCTCAGATTCAATCTGTACAGGCAGCACCTCATTCAGATCATCCAGTCTGGCAGAGCCGAGAGCAACATATTCCCGTCCCGGAATGATTTCCGTCAGGTCGTCCTCCTCCGTGTCATCATATTCATCGTGGATATCCCCCACGATCTCCTCCAGCAAATCCTCCAGAGTGATGATTCCGGCTGTTGCGCCGTACTCGTCAAGTACAACGGCAAAGGAAACACTCTCTTCTTTCATTTCCACCAGAAGCTCAGAGGTCTTCTTGTACTCAAAAGTGAAGTAAGGCTCACGCATGATCTCCCTGAGAGAAAAATTCTCCCTGGACCCCATGAGCAGCAGATCCTTTACATTTACAATGCCCACCACATTGTCTGTGGTATCTTCATAGACGGGGAAACGGGTGTGCTTTTCCTCTCTGAACATGGATACCAGGTCATCATAGGAGCTTCCGATATCAGCAAAAGCCACATCAATGCGGGGAACCATAACATCCTTGGCTTGGGAATCACCGAAATCGAACACGTTGTATATCATCTGGCGTTCCTCGCTCTCAATAACGCCTTCCTCATGGCTGACGTTGACGATGGTGCGCAGCTCGTGTTCTGTGATTCGGTTGCCTTTTCCGCTCTGGTCGATCCGCAGAAGGGAGAGAACGCCGTCTGAAAGCTTATTTACAATATAGATGACCGGTGTGAGAATTACCATAAGTCCATGGATCGGTCCTGCATAAGAAAGTGCAAGCTTTTCCGCATTGAGGGTTGCCATGGTTTTCGGTGTGATTTCTCCGAAAATCAAAATGAGCAGTGTGAGCACACCGGTACAGATGCCCACTGCGGCGTTGCCGAACATACGGATCGCCATGGATGTAGCCAGGGAAGAAGCCCCAATATTCACCAGGTTGTTGCCGATTAAAATGGTGCTGAGCATCTTGCCGGAATTGCCTGTTACCTTCAGAAGGGTTTTGGCCTTCTTGTTTCCCTGTTCGGCCAGGGTTTGGATACGTATTTTGTTTGCGGTTGTCATAGAAGTTTCTGCGGATGAAAAAAATGCCGAAAGACATATGAGAATGATCAAAACGAGAAACTGTATGGCGTCACTGGAATCCAATTAAATTTCAACTCCTTTGTAATATAAAATTATATTAAGAAATGATACATGATTTTGGGAAGGATTGCAAGTATAGCAGAAAAAATAAAAAAATTGAATTTTAGGGGTGTCGAAACATACAGAAATATGCTATAATGACTCCGATAGAGGCATGATGATTATGCCTAAAGAAAGAGTACCTAAATTGTCTAATATGCACAATGTGCAGAACGGCGGTTTTTACATATAAAAGATAGAGAAGCGTAACGGTTCAGCTTGCCTGAACTGTTGCTCAGAGCAGACCATGACAAGACAGTTTTGAAAAAGGGGCAGAGTATGAAGAAAAATAACAGCAGATCATATAAAAATAGAATCTTAAAAACGACACTGGGTATCACCCTGGCAGCGGTGCTGGTAGTACAGGGAGTGGGCACCGGTATGCACATGGGATTGTCCCAGGCAGCGGCAGCGGAGCAGTCAGACAACACGGCAAAGTTAAAAACAGTCTATTTGAGCGGCAGCGGCAAGAAAGGCGGAGACGGCACTTCTAAGGATTCGGCAGTGTCCAGCTTTGAAAAAGCCAAGTCCTTGGCCGCTGACAACGGAACCATTTTGGTATGCGGGACCATAACCATCTCCGGTGAGACAAAGCTCGCCATGCCGTCGGGAATCACAGTGAAGCGTGCTGACGGATTCAGCGGTCCAATTATAAAAGTGGAGGGGAGCGGTAAGCTTATCCTGACTTACGGATGGTTGAGTGCCTCCGATGTGGATACTAAGAGTGCAAATCTGGGTGCAGACGCTTTTGTAGTGGGAGAAAAAGCAAAAGAGGAGAGCAAAGACAGCCAGGAACAGAAGAAAGAAGAGAATCCTTCCGGGGATAACAGCGCCGATAAAGCTGATAAAGAAGAGACAAAAGAAGAATCAAAGGAAGAGACCAAAGAGGAACCAAAAGAGGAGCAAAAAGAAGAACCAAAGGAAGAGCCAAAAGAAGAGACACCGGCCAAAAAGCAGGAAGCTCCCGCAGTGACAGTTCCGGATACCATGACGATGAAAGAGCCGGCTACGCTGGAGTCTATGTTCATGGGGGATGGATTTGAAGGGGATGGTACCTTCCGCTTTGCGGAGCCGGAGAAGATTCCCGATACATACGAGAGTACACAGCAGATCATTTTTACACCAAATGATACAGAGACATATGATTATTCAGGAATTCCGGGCTGGAGCCAGGAGGGACAGCAGGTAATCCGAAGCGTGAAGGTGTATGTGGAGTCTTTAAAGACGCCGGAGCCTTCAGCAGAAGATAAAGAGGAGCCCAAGAAGGACGAAAGCGCCACAGAAGATCCTAAGAAGGATACAGGCAGCGGTGACACGGGCAAAAGTGAAACGGCTGAAAATCCTAACGGCAGTGACAAGAATACAGATACCGATAAGACGGAAAAGCCGGCTGATGATAAAAAAGACCCAGATAAGACAGAAAAGCCAACCGATGATAAAAAAGACGTAGAAGACAAAAAGGATGATACATCTAAAAAAGAAGAGCCGAAAAAAGAAGGCTCTGATAAAAAGGATGACACATCCAAGAAGGAAGATACTTCCGAAAAAGAACCGGTGGGCAGTCTTTGGGACAAAGCCACAGATGTTAAAATATCCGGTGATTTTATTCCGTCCTATGTGGAAGTCAGGGTTTCAGTGAATACAGATCTGGACAGCATGCCGAAAGCGGATATTGAACAGATCCTCCAGGCCTATGAGATAAAGCTTTGGGATTTAAAAGCAGATAAAAAATACACGATCCCGGACGGCAAAAAAGTCACAGTTTCAATTCCGGTGCCAAAAGACGCGGACCTCTATAAGAAGCTGTTGATCGGACATTATATCGAAGAGACAGGAAATTACGAATATTTTACCCTGGGAAGCAATATGAATGTTGTGGACGGATACCTGGTGTTTGAGACCGGCTCTCTGAGTCCTTTTAATGTGGGCGGCAGTCAGCTTGTGGGAATCGGTACACAGAGTCCGAACCATAAACCGGTAGTGCCGTCAACAGGAACCACCGGTAACAGCGGAGGTTCTTCCGTCAACAAAAATAACGGAAACGGCAGTTCTTCCACAGTGAAGAAGCCTGTGGATACTTCAGTAAAGAAAAATAACGGTACTGTCATCGTAAATCCCAGAACAGGTGATGAGACACCTATCCTGACCTATGTGCTGGCAGCCGCGGTCGCAGTCATCGTGGTAGTGATCCTTGTGGTCCTGAGCAAAAGAAAAAAGAAATAGGCGGCTGTGAGAGCTTGGAACAGTTATAGAAGCAATTACATAGTAATACATTAGAATGCCCTCCCATATATATACATATGGGAGGGTTTCTTTATGGAGCAGACAGTTGTAAAACAATCAAAACCTCTACTGATGATGAAGGCGCTGCTGGCGGCTTACCTGGCAACAGGCCTTATGCTGCTTCTTCTGGCGCTTCTTCTGTACAAGATGGGACTGGGAGAAAACCAGGTAAATCTGGGCATTTTGATTATTTACATAGTGTCCTGTTTTCTGGGAGGATTTTATCTTGGAAAAAAGGTGGGAAACCAGAGATATCTTTGGGGAATGGCGCTGGGGATCGGATATGCAGTGCTTCTCACCGCGGTCACATTTTTGACGGAGCACCAGATAACCGCTGATTTCAAGGAGATGGTAGTGACCTATTTCCTCTGTTTCCTGGGAGGCGCGCTGGGCGGTATGCTGTCGTAACGGTTCAGCCTTATTTTGTTACTATTCAGCCTTTCGGCTTCATAGCAACAAAAGTATGCACACAGACTGCACAAACCGCAGTCTGGCGCGTGACTGCCTCAGGATTGCCTTGCGAATGCAAGGCAACACTTCGCGGGAAAGTGGAAGGCTGAACTGTTACCTTATTGTCCTGAATTACGAAAGAAATACTTGCCTTGCCGGTTATAGATATGCTATAATAACCACAAGCGTGCAGACGCATAGAATTACATTTAAGCACAGGGAGGAATATGTCATGGAACATATCAAAACATTAAATACAAAAAGCTTACAGAATACAGTAAAAAAAGGCGGATGTGGTGAGTGCCAGACATCCTGTCAGTCAGCCTGCAAAACATCCTGCACAGTGGGAAACCAGAGCTGCGAGAATAAATAATAGAAACCGCACTCAGCGGGCTTCCTATTATAAAAAGTAGTTTGCTGTCATAGGAAGACATCAAAAGCAGCGGTATAAAAGCCGCTGCTTATTCATTGTTCAGCATGAACAGCGGGGAACCTTCCGGCCTTCGCAGGTGAGGGAGGAGTCTCGAAACAATTTCAGCATGTGGATTTTAATGATCTGCAAGAGAAGAAAGGGAAAACACTGTGATTCATCGTTATAAAAATAATGGCTATAATATTGTACTCGATGTAAACAGCGGTTCCGTGCATGTGGTAGATGAGATCGTTTACGATATGGTTGGACTGCTCGATGAGGGAAAAAGTGAGAAGGAGATACTCGCTTCCCTGGAAGGCAGGTATCAGGAGGAGGATATTAAGACTGCTCTTGAGGAATGCGCGGAGCTGAAAAAAGAACAGATGCTGTTTACAGAGGATGTGTACGAGAAAGCAATCAACAGTTTTAAGGACAGGCCTACTGTGGTGAAGGCCCTGTGCTTACATATTGCCCACGACTGCAACCTGGCATGCCGCTACTGTTTTGCGGAGGAAGGGGAGTATCATGGACGCAGAGCCATGATGTCTTATGAAGTGGGAAAACAGGCGCTGGATTTCCTGATCGCCAATTCAGGCAGCAGGAAGAATCTGGAAGTCGATTTCTTTGGCGGGGAGCCTCTGATGAACTGGAAGGTCGTCAAAGACCTAGTGGCCTATGGCCGTTCCCAGGAAAAAATCCATAACAAGCATTTCCGTTTTACGCTGACTACAAACGGCGTTCTGCTCAATGATGAGATAATGGAGTTCGCGAATAAAGAGATGGACAATGTGGTTCTCAGTATTGACGGCCGCAGGGAAGTCCATGATTTTATGCGTCCTTTCAGAAAAGGAGCGGGCAGCTATGACCTGGTTGTGCCAAAATTCCAGAAGTTTGCGGACAGCAGAGGCCAGAAAAGATATTATGCCAGAGGAACCTTCACCCGTCATAATCTGGATTTTTCCAAGGACGTGCTCCATTTGGCTGATCTGGGCTTTGAACAGATATCTGTGGAGCCTGTGGTGGCAGATGAAAAAGAGGCATATGCACTCCAGTGGGAAGATGTTCCGAAGATCTGTGGAGAGTATGACAAGTTGGCAAAAGAAATCATCAAGAGGGAAAAAGAGGGAAGAGGTTTTAATTTCTTCCACTTTATGATAGACCTGACGGGAGGCCCCTGCGTGTACAAGAGGCTTTCTGGCTGTGGTTCCGGAACG is a window encoding:
- a CDS encoding NUDIX hydrolase, with the protein product MMELWDIRDSRGIPTGRTIEKGRTFEDGEYHIAVEAWIINSKGEFLIQKRSSRCVHYPNVWSLTAGRIQAGEDAKEGCIREVREEIGLELNREELIHLAHINREDGSHMIWDVFLARRDIPAGELILDPDEVAEVRWVSAGELEHMIRTEEIFTYPEILDFLCLITEKYLYSNAETDSRAERGQE
- a CDS encoding YdcF family protein, yielding MFNKRFLDQMTEFIFVEQEPKTADIIFVPGSGFPQIAEKAAELYGEGFSSLVLPSGKYSILQGKFGGVRAKEEEYDGEYRTEWEFLKTVLVKNGVRECDIWREEKATYTYENAIRSRAVTDAAGLEVKRGLICCKPAHARRALLYYQLLYPETELLVCPADDCEITRDNWFLSEKGCETVLGEIARCGEQFHEILKNMRNE
- a CDS encoding YesL family protein; translated protein: MSGFFNMDSPVMRFLSRVCDLMILNFMCLICCIPIVTIGASVTALYSVTLKMVRGEESYIFKGFLKAFKENFKISTIIWLILAVLGLLIFADYKATQFLPDNMKNIFRILVGVVITFYLLLLTYVFPYVARFENNVKNTIKNALLISILNLPHTILVVCIPVGIVFITMFNSTTLVYGSLFWFLIGLSFIAFCNSYIFRKVFAKYEPAEEEEQGNPDDYTVPEDEISSDQETIEQIQEKK
- a CDS encoding HlyC/CorC family transporter, whose product is MDSSDAIQFLVLIILICLSAFFSSAETSMTTANKIRIQTLAEQGNKKAKTLLKVTGNSGKMLSTILIGNNLVNIGASSLATSMAIRMFGNAAVGICTGVLTLLILIFGEITPKTMATLNAEKLALSYAGPIHGLMVILTPVIYIVNKLSDGVLSLLRIDQSGKGNRITEHELRTIVNVSHEEGVIESEERQMIYNVFDFGDSQAKDVMVPRIDVAFADIGSSYDDLVSMFREEKHTRFPVYEDTTDNVVGIVNVKDLLLMGSRENFSLREIMREPYFTFEYKKTSELLVEMKEESVSFAVVLDEYGATAGIITLEDLLEEIVGDIHDEYDDTEEDDLTEIIPGREYVALGSARLDDLNEVLPVQIESEDYDSIGGYIIEQLDRFPEPGESITTPDHVRLVVDKIEKNRIEAVHIYLPEIQEQPEEEE
- a CDS encoding TIGR04086 family membrane protein, giving the protein MEQTVVKQSKPLLMMKALLAAYLATGLMLLLLALLLYKMGLGENQVNLGILIIYIVSCFLGGFYLGKKVGNQRYLWGMALGIGYAVLLTAVTFLTEHQITADFKEMVVTYFLCFLGGALGGMLS
- the scfA gene encoding six-cysteine ranthipeptide SCIFF, translated to MEHIKTLNTKSLQNTVKKGGCGECQTSCQSACKTSCTVGNQSCENK
- the scfB gene encoding thioether cross-link-forming SCIFF peptide maturase, whose protein sequence is MIHRYKNNGYNIVLDVNSGSVHVVDEIVYDMVGLLDEGKSEKEILASLEGRYQEEDIKTALEECAELKKEQMLFTEDVYEKAINSFKDRPTVVKALCLHIAHDCNLACRYCFAEEGEYHGRRAMMSYEVGKQALDFLIANSGSRKNLEVDFFGGEPLMNWKVVKDLVAYGRSQEKIHNKHFRFTLTTNGVLLNDEIMEFANKEMDNVVLSIDGRREVHDFMRPFRKGAGSYDLVVPKFQKFADSRGQKRYYARGTFTRHNLDFSKDVLHLADLGFEQISVEPVVADEKEAYALQWEDVPKICGEYDKLAKEIIKREKEGRGFNFFHFMIDLTGGPCVYKRLSGCGSGTEYLAVTPWGDLYPCHQFVGEEKFLMGNVWDGVQKPEIRDEFKECNVYAKDKCRECFARFYCSGGCAANSYNFHGSINDVYDLGCELQRKRVECAIMIKAAMADQ